In Nocardia sp. NBC_01327, the genomic stretch CCTCGGTTACCTCGACCCGGACGGCAAACTCACCGACGATGACGACCGCCAGCGCTTGCGCAGCGCGAGTGCGAGTCCGCAACGCTACGACCTGATGTCCACCCTCACCGTCGAACTCACCCCCGATGCGCGTGGGGCCTTCGATGCGGTCATGGCCAAGTTGGCGCGTCCGGGCATGTGCAATCCTGCGGACAAGGAAAGCCCGTGGGCCGAGGACGAGGACAACCCGATCCCCCGGGACGTACTGGAGGCCTGCGCCGCCCGCGACGAACGCACGAAGGTCCAACGCCAGCACGATGCGTTGCTGGCGGTGCTGCACCCGGACTTCAACCCGGCCAAGCTCGGCTCCCATCGCGGGCTGCCGGTCTCGACCATCCTCACCATGAGCATCGAAGATGTGGAACGCGTGGCCGGGGTGGCCACCACCGCGACCGGTGGGACGGTGCCGGTTCCCGAGGCGTTGAAGTTGGTGGCCCGCCGGTCCAAGACGTTCGTGCTGGTGAAGAACAAGGACGGCATGCCCCTGCACCTGGGCGAAGCGCGCCTGGCGAATCCGGCGCAGCGGTTGGCGTTGATCGCCACCGAACGCGGCTGCACCCGCCCCGGTTGCTCCGCTCCGGCGAGCATGGCCGCCGTGCATCATGTGACCGAGTTCTGCAAGGGCGGGCGCACCGATATCGAGAACCTGACCCTGGCGTGCGATCACTGCCACGCCCTCGTCAAAGACGGCCCACGCGGGTGGAAGACGATCAAACTCGGTGCGGATTCAGACTTCCCGGGCCGTACCGCGTGGATCGCTCCTGCCCATGTGGACCCGTCCGGGACTCCGCAGGTCAATCATCTGCACCATCCCGACGAGTTGATGGCCGAGGCTCCGCCGTCGCTGCGGCCTGGCAGGGTGTGTCGTGCCTGGGGGTTGTCCCCGGTGCGGTACCGGGTGCTGCGTCGGGTCGCCACACCGCCACCGCGACAATAGGTTTCCCGCCCCGTGTCACCGACAGGATTATCCTGTCGGTGCTACAGGTCGTTGCCTATCAGGGTATTTCGAGACCGGCTCGCCTGCGGAACCTGAACCATGCACCTCGATCGAGCCCCGTGCTGACCAACCCTGCCCGGGAGGCAAGAAACCCAGGTGCACCGACCGTTTCGGCATAGAACCCGTCGGCTACCGGGGATCGAACAGCGGGTGTCTCAGCGGCACAACGGTTATCGGGTCTGTGCCGTGCGGATACCTGCTGTGCGGTCGGAGCACAGGGCTTCCCTGCCCCTGCCAGGCCGACCCGTCCCCCTGCAGCTGTTGCCCGAGTGGGCCTTTCGGGTTCTTGATCTCGTCCCTGTGTTCCAGGCGTCCTTCGTCTTTTCGTGTTTGTCTCGGAAACCGGACCACAGCCGGTCTTCCGGCTGGTACCGCGGATTCCCTCGTGACCGCGGAAGGTAAATCGGGTACCCCACCCGACGCCACCAGCACAGCCATCTCGGGCCCTGCCCGCACCCCGTGACCCAACACTGCCTCTCGGCACAAGCAACCCAGGTGCACCGGCCTCATCTCGGCCTCGAAACCCCCTGAAGCGGGCACCACACAACCCTTCTCTCCGACCACACAGCAGGTGTACGCACGGCATAGAACCGATAACCGCTGTGCCGCTGAGACACCCGCTGTTCCATCCCCCGGGGCCGACGGTTTCTATGCCGAAACAGCCGGTGCACCTGGGTTTCTTGCTGCCCGGGCAGGGTTGGTCAGCAGGGGGTGCGGGCAAAGCCCGAGATGGCCGTGCTGGGCGCGTTGGGAGGGGTACCCGATTTACCTTCCGCAGTCAGGAGCGGACCTGCGGTTCCAGCGGGGTCGACCGGCTGTGGTGCCGTTCTCGAGACGAAAACTAAAAACCGACTTGGTGGGCTGACCTCAGGAGTGGGTGGTTGTGATCAGGGTGCGTACCTGGTCGGCGTAGGCGGTGGGGTGGGTGAGATTTCCGTTGTGGCCGCCGGGGAATTCGGCGACGGGGGTGTTCAGGAGTTTGCTGAGTTCGGTTGCGCATTTGCGGTCGAAGACCTGGTGGGGGGTGTGGCGGCCCTGGGCGGGCACGATCTGGACTTCGGTTTGCTGTAGCGACAGGGCGTCGAGCCAATCCTCGCGGACGGCCGTGAAGTCGTGCTCGATGAAATAGCCGAAGTTGGCGGCTCTTTCGGCGGTGATGGGTATCGGGCGCACGTTCGGTTCGATTTCCTGATCGGCGGGATTGATACCGAGGGTGCGCGCCATGGGTGCGAGCGCCGCCTGCCAGCCCTCGGCCCGGTACACCTGCTGGCAGTGTTCGAGCTCGCGCATATGCAGGGCGCGGTCGGTGGCGGCCAGCAGCCACGGTGAGACCGGTTCGTGCGCGATGAGCAGCTGAAGCTGTTCGGGATGCGTTGTGGCCATGTGCAATCCGATGGAGGCGCCCAGGCTGCAGCCGAGCATGCGCACCGGCCCGTCGGCGACCTCGGACAGCAGGCGGTGCACATCGTCCGCGTGTGTCGCGACGGTGACGGTCCGGGAGTCGTGAATTCGACTGTGCGACAACCCTCGTCGGTCGTAGGTGACAACGGTGAAGTCGCTCTCCAGTCGTCGCACGAGATCCTCGCTGCGCCGTGCGTCGCCCTCGCCGCTCTGTGAGATGAGCAGCATCGGCCCGGCGCCGCGAATCTCGTAGTAGAGCTCGGCTCCGGGGACCTGCAGGGTGGCGGTTTCGATCGTGTTCATGCCACTGACCATAATCCATCAATCCTGATACATCAATACTGATGTATCAGGATTGATGTACCGTGAGCCCATGAATGGAGTCGAGCTGTTCCTGCTGGGGCGCACGCTGATGAAGCTCGGTGAGCAGTCGCTGCCCGAGGTCGCACAGCGCGGCAGTCACCGCGGGGTACTGGTGGCGCTCAGCGACATCCTCGACCACCCGGGCACCACCATCAGTGAGATCGCCGCCCGCACCGGATTGCCGCAGAGCGCGGTCTCGAACGCCGTGGCGCGGTTGAAGGAATCCGGGTCCATCACCACGGCCCCGGATCCGCGCGACGGCCGCCGCACCCTCATCAGCCGTGCCGCAGAGGTGTCCGAACGTGTCACGCAGGTGCGCGCGACCACCATTCACGATGCCCTCGCCCGTGCCCTCGGAACCGATGACGCGGCCGCTGTCGAGGAGGTCGCCGCCGCACTGTCCCTGCTGTCGGAACGCTTGCGGGTACGCCCGGCCGATCCGGCGTCCTAGCCCGAACCGCTCGTGCGGCCGCGGTCGGCGGGTGCAGGTATCGTCGGTGCGGGGGATCGACGGCGCTGGATACAAGGTCCGTGCCCCTTGCCCCATGAGGACGGACTCTGTTGAACAGAATTCCCCGCCAGGTCATATTCCTGGCGATTCCAGCGCTGCTATTCCTGCTCCCGTGGTGGGTGCTCGTCTACACCACCACCTCGGGGGCGGCCTGCTGGGCATTGTCGGCGCTGTTCGTACTGGGCTATATCGGTCTGCCCGCCGCCATGTTCACCGGGCACGGTCCGAAGCAGTCGGATACCGCCGCGCTCATCGGTGATACCGGGCTGGGTGTGATGTGGGTGCTGTTCACCTGGTCTGCCATCGGCGCTGTGGCCCGCACGATACTGATCCTGGCCGGTGTCGACGATCCGGCGCGTTCGCGCATCGTTGCCGTTGGCGTGCTTGCGATTTCGGCCGCCCTCGTCGCCTGGGGCATCTACGAGGCCCGGCGCATCCCGCGGGTGCTGACCGTCGATGTGACCATCCCCAAGCTCGCACCCGGACTCGACGGGTTGCGGGTAGTGGTGGTCACCGATACCCACTACGCCGCCACCGACCGCCTGCGCTGGTCGGAGCGAGTAGTCGAGGTCGTCAATGCGCAGAAGCCGGATATCGCCTGTCACGCAGGTGATCTCGCGGACGGCTCGGTGATAAAGCGTCGCGCGCAGGTCGATCCGCTGGGCAAGGTCGAAGCCACCCTGGGCCGCTTCTACATCACCGGCAATCACGAATACTTCGGCGATGCGCCCGGCTGGATCGAGCATATGGCTGGCCTGGGCTGGCAGCCGCTGCACAATCAGCACGAGATTCTCACCCGCGAGGGCGACCGCCTGGTCATGGCCGGCATCGACGATCCGACCGGCGTCGCGCTCACCGGACACGGTCCGAACCTGCCCGCCGCGCTCGCCGGTGCGGACCCGGAACTTCCGGTGATCCTGCTGGCCCACCAGCCCAAGCAGATTACCGATGCGGTGGAACACGGTGTCGCACTGCAGATCTCCGGCCATACCCACGGCGGCCAGATCTGGCCCTTCCGCTATCTGGTCCTGCTGGATCAGCCGGTGGTGGCCGGTCTCAGCCGCCATGGCGACACCCAGCTCTACACCAGCCGGGGCACCGGCTTCTGGGGTCCGCAGCTCCGTGTCTTCGCCCCCAGCGAAATCACCGTCCTGGTCCTGCGCAGCCCCGAACTCGCAGGCGCTGCGGCATAGGCCTCTTCGAATCCGACGGCAGCCGTAGGGGTATCGGCATTGCGGAAGCGGCGACCCGAACGTTTCGGGTCGCCGCTCAGCTGTCTTCTGCCGAAGTCCGGCCTCAGCTGTCGAAGCCGAGTCCGGTCAATTCCATTGTCTTGAGCCAGAGGTTGCGGCGGCCCTGATGGGCGTCGGCGCGGGCCATCGACCAGCGGGTGAGTTGAATGCCCGCGGAGCGAAGGGGTTCCGGGGGTAAGGGGAGGGGGCGGGAGCGGACCATGCGGAGGCGGGTGCGTTCGGTGTCGAGGTTCCAGAGGCGGTCCAGCATGACTTCCGCGCCGAAGCGGGTCGCGCCGACGCCGAGGCCGGTGTAGCCGGCGGCGTAGGCGAGTTTGCCCTTGAAGGCCGAGCCGAAAAAGGCGCAGAAGCGGCCGCAGGTGTCGATGATGCCGCCCCAGCGGTGGGTGAAGCGCAGGCCGTCCAGTTGCGGGAAGGTCTGGAAGAAGTGCTGGGCCAGGGTTTCGAAGGTGGCCTCATTGCATTCCAGGCCGGGCGCGATCTTGCTTCCGAAGTGATAGATCGCGTCGTAGCCACCGAAGAGAATGCGGTTGTCGCTGGTCAGACGGTAGTAGTGGAAGCGGTACGAGGCATCGCCGAGCCCCATGCGGCCGACCCAGCCGATGGATTCCAGCTGCTGCGAGGTCAGCGGTTCGGTCATGAGCGCGTAGTCGTACACGGGCACCACGTGGCGGGACACCTTGGCCAGCGGCCCTTGAAATGCGCTGGTGCACAGTGCGACCCGGGGCGCCCGCACCTCGCCGTGCGGAGTGTGCAGGTCCAGTGCGCCCGGCGTCTTCGAAATGCGTTGCACCGGAGTGCCTTCGAAGATCCGCACGCCCTTCTCCAGGCAGGCGCGGCGCAGCCCCCAGGCCAGCCGGGCCGGATCGAGCATGGCCACACCGTCGCGATCCCACCGCCCGCCGAGATAGGTGGGGGAGTGCACCATATTCTGCGCGCCCCGCGCATCCAGCAATTCACTGCGATAGCCGAGATCGACTGCCGCATCATGACTTTCCTGCAGCCACTCCAGTTCGTGCGGTGCGGTGGCGACCTCCATCTCGCCGGTGCGCTCGAAGTCGCAGTCGATATCGTAGCGGCGGATGGCGTCCTCGATCTCGTCGAGGTTCTTCCGGCCCAGCCGCTCCAGATCGCCGATCTCGTCGGGGAAGCGGTCCACACCGTTGGCGAGTCCGTGCGTGAGACTGGCGGCGCAGAAGCCGCCATTGCGACCGGAAGCCGCATGCCCGCACAGGCCGGATTCGATGAGCACCACATCGAGACCCGGATCTCGCTCCTTGGCCAGTAGCGCGGTCCACAGTCCGCTGTAACCGCCGCCGATGACGGCCAGATCGGCATCGGTGCCGGTGGTCAGCGGATCGGTCGAGGACGGGCGCTCGGGCCGGTCGGTCCAGAACGGCGTCGGCGCTGCTTCGGAGAGTGCCGACGCCAACAGTTTGCTTCCTTTGGCCTGCATGGCCGATCAACTCCTTCTCTCTTGCCGCACGGTCCAGCCGCGCGGCCCAACGACATTTGTGTTGGTCTCAGGGAACGCGAAAGCCGCCGGCGGTCGATACGACCGGACCCGGCGGCTCGCGGGAAAATCAGCTGGTGGCGGCGCGATCGTCCGAGCGGCGGCGATTACGCAGCTGCCCGGCGATATCGAGGAAAGGCCACATGAGAGGGAGAATAGCCCAGAACCGGGCTATCAGGCTCGGAAGACCACGTCGTGCCAGGGTTTGTGCGCGGCGGCGGTGATATCCGACATGACATGTTTGATATTGGTGTACTCGTCGAATGAGTAGGCAGACATATCCTTTCCGAATCCGGACGCCTTGTATCCGCCGTGCGGCATCTCGCTGAGGATCGGAATATGGTCATTGATCCACACGCAACCGGCCTGGATCTCCCGGCTCGCGCGCTGGGTCCGGAACACATTTGTCGACCAGGCCGAGGCCGCCAGGCCGTACGCCGTATCGTTCGCCAGCGCTATGGCCTCGTCATCGGTATCGAACGGCAGCACCACGAGCACCGGCCCGAAGACCTCGTTCTGGACGATTTCGGAATCCTGCGCGGCGCCGGTGATCAGCGTCGGCTCGAAATACGCGCCACCGGCGGCGGTGTGCTCCGGAATTCGGCCGCCGCGCACCACTTTTGCACCGTATTCGCGGGCCCGATCCACCATGCCGATCACTTTGTCGCGATGGGGGAGTGAAATCAGCGGTCCCATATCGGTTTCGGGATCGTCCACCGGTCCCAGCGTCACCCGATCCATGAGGTCGGCCACCCGGCTCACGAATTCGTCGAACAGCGGTCGCTGCACATAGGCGCGGGTGGCCGCGGTGCAATCCTGCCCGGCATTGATGAGCGATCCGGCGACCGCGCCACGGGCGGCGGCCTCGAGATCGGCATCGTCGAAGACCACGAACGGCGCTTTACCGCCGAGCTCCAGATGTATGCGCTTCACGGAACCGGCTGCGGCCGCGGCCACCTGCCTGCCCACCACCGTGGATCCGGTGAACGACACCATCGCGACCTGAGGATGTTCGACCAGCGCCTGACCCGCGACGGGTCCGATACCGGTGAGCACATTGATCACGCCCGGCGGTACGCCCGCCTCCGTCGCGAGCTCCGCGAACAGCAGTGAGGTCAGCGGAGTGAGCTCGGAAGGCTTGAGCACAATGGTGTTTCCGGCCGCGACCGCCGGCAGGATCTTCCACCCCGCCATCTGCAGCGGATAGTTCCACGGCGAAATGGACCCGATCACCCCGAGCGGTTCCCGGCGAATGGTGGAGGTGTGATCGGCCGAGTACTCCGCCGAGGCCTTGCCCTCCAAATGGCGTGCGGCCCCGGCGAAGAACGCGACATTGTCGATCGTGCCCGGCACATCGAACTCCTGCGCGAGCCGAATCGGCTTGCCCGCATTGCGGCTTTCGACCGCCGCCAGCTCCCCGGCGTGATCGCGCAGCAGCCGCACCCAGCGGTGCATGACGTCCGAGCGCTCGCCCGGCGTCATCCCCGCCCACAGCGGGAAGGCCGCGCGGGCGGCGGCGACGGCTGACTCCACATCCGCCACTGACGCGCTCGCGCCGGAGGCGATGACTTCTCCGGTCGAGGGTGCGGTGATCTCCAGTGGTGCACCGGATCCGGCGCACCGGACCCCGTCGATGAATTGCAGTTCCTGGGAACTCACTGCGCTCCTAGCTGACGAGATGGGAATCGGCGACGGACAGCGCCTGATCCAGAATGGCCAGACCCTCCTTCGCCTCACCCTCGGTAATGGTGCACGGCGGAACGACGTGCAGTCGATTGAAATTGACGAACAGCAGCAGACCGGCGGCCTTGGCGGCGGCGACGGTCTCGGCCATGGCCGGGCTGCTGCCGCCGTACGGCGCCAGCGGCTCCCGAGTGTCGCGATCACGCACCAGTTCCAGCGCCCAGAACACACCCAGGCCGCGAACCTCGCCGATGCTCGGATGCCGTTCGGCGAGTTCGCGCAGTGCGGGCCCGAGCACGTTTTCGCCGATGGACGCCGCGTTCTCGACAATGCCCTCGTCCTGCATGGCATTGATGGTGGCCACCGCGGCCGCCGTGGCGAGTGGATGTCCGGAGTAGGTGAGCCCGCCCGGATAGGCGCGGTCGTCGAAGGTCGCCGCGATATGCGGTGCGATGGCCACACCGCCGAGCGGCACATAGCCGGAATTCACGCCCTTGGCGAAGGTGATGAGATCCGGCACCACCTCGGCGAAATGCTCTATGGCGAACCACTTTCCGGTGCGCCCGAAGCCTGCCATCACCTCGTCGGCAATGAGGACGATGCCGTGCCGGTCGCACAATTCCCGCACGCCCGCCATATATCCGGGCGGCGGAACCATGATTCCGGCGGTGCCGGGCACCGATTCCAGCACGATCGCGGCAATGGTGCTCGGACCCTCCATGAGGATCGTCTGCTCGAGATGCTCGAGCGCCCGCTGCGACTCCTCGGCCTCGGTGCTCGCATGGAATCGCGTGCGGTACAGGAACGGTCCGAAGAAATGCACAACGCCGGCATTGCCGTGATCGTTCGGCCAGCGCCGCGGGTCGCCGGTGAGATTGACCGCCGTCTCGGTGCCGCCGTGATACGAGCGGTAGCGTGAGAGCACCTTGTAGCGCCCGGTGTGCAGCCGCGCCATGCGCACCGCGTGCTCGACGGCATCCGCGCCGCCATTGGTGAAGAAGATCCGATTCAGCTCGCCGGGTGTGCGCTCGGCGATCAGCCGGGCGGCCTCCGAGCGGGCGGCATTGGCGTGCGGCGGCGCGACGGTGCACAGCTTGGCCGCCTGCTCCTGAATCGCCGCGACGACCTTCGGATGCTGGTGGCCGATATTGGTATTCACCATCTGGGAGGAGAAGTCCAGCAGCCGGGCGCCCTCGCCGTCCCACACGTACGAGCCCTGTGCGGCGGTGATGACCATGGGTTTCAGCTGCGCCTGCGCCGACCAGGAGTGGAAGACGTGCTTGCGGTCGAGCTCGTACGCGCGGGCGGCCTCCGCGCGGGCGGCCTCGGGAGTCGAACCATTGGGAAGTGTCATCACAATTCCGATCAGTTGTTCTGCGGGAAGCCGAGATTCAGGCCGCCGTGACTGGGATCGAGCCAGCGGGAGGTGACAGCCTTGGTGCGGGTGAAGAAGTGCACGCCGTCGATGCCGTGCGCATGGGAATCGCCGAAGAGCGAATTCTTCCAGCCACCGAAACTGTAATAGGCCATGGGCACCGGGATCGGGACGTTGATGCCGACCATGCCGACCTCGACCTCGTTGTGGAAGCGCCGGGCCGCGCCGCCGTCATTGGTGAAAATGGCGGTGCCATTGCCGTACTGATTGGTATTGATGAGCGCCAGCGCCTCGTCGTAGGTGTCCACGCGCACCACCGACAGCACCGGGCCGAAGATCTCGTCGGTGTAGACGCTCATCTCGGGGGTGACATTGTCGAGAATGGTGGGGCCCAGCCAGAAGCCGTCCGCCGCACCGTCGGCCTGCACCGTGCGGCCGTCGAGAACGACTGTCGCACCGGCGGATTCACCCGCGGCGATGTAGGAGGCGACCTTGTCTCGGAGGGCCTCGGTGACCAGCGGGCCCATATCCGAGCCCTTGGTGCCGTCACCGGTGCGAATGGTCTCGGTGCGCTGGGCGATTCGCGCCACCAGGTCATCGGCGATCGGGCCGACCGCGACCAGCGCGCTGATGGCCATGCACCGTTCGCCCGCCGAACCGAAGCCCGCGTTCACGGCGGCGTCGGCGGCCAGATCCAGATCGGCGTCGGGCAGCACCACCATATGGTTCTTCGCGCCGCCGAGCGCCTGCACCCGCTTGCCGTGCGCGGTGCCGCGCTCGTAGACGTATTTGGCGATCGGGGTGGAGCCGACGAACGAAACCGCCTTGATCGCAGGGTTTTCCAGCAGTTCGTCCACCGCGACCTTATCGCCCTGCACCACATTGAAGACGCCGGCGGGCAGTCCGGCCTCCTCCCACAGGGCGGCGGTCCACAGCGCGGCCGAGGGGTCCTTCTCACTCGGCTTGAGCACCACGGTGTTGCCGGCGGCAATGGCCAGCGGGAAGAACCACATGGGCACCATGGCCGGGAAATTGAACGGCGAAATGATCGCGACCGGGCCCAGCGGCTGGCGAATGGAGAAGATGTCCACCTTGCTGGAGGCGTTCTCGGTGTAGCCGCCCTTGAGCAGATGCGGTATGCCGCAGGCGAATTCGACGACCTCCAGACCACGCGTCACCTCGCCCAGCGCATCGGAGAGCACCTTGCCGTGCTCGGCGGTGATGATCGCCGCGATCTCCTCCTTGCGAGCGTTGAGCAGCTCGCGGAAGCGGAACAGCACCTGCGTGCGCTTGGAGAGCGAGGCGTCGCGCCAGGCCGGGAAGGCCGCGGCGGCGGCATCGACGACCGTTCGCACGTCCGCGGCGTTCGCCAGCGAGACCTGCCCGGTGACCACCCCGGTCGCGGGATTGGTCACGGGCGCGGTGGCCGTGCTGGTGCCGGTGAATGATTTGCCGTCGACCCAGTGCGCGATGGTCTGCATATCTCCTCGATTCGATGGATGGAACTGGCTTCGCATATGGAGATGGGCCCGGCCCCCGTCACCGGCATGACTGGGGTCGGGCCTCGGAGGTGGGCGCAGCCGCCCGTGGCCACCGGAGGCCACGGTCAGGATGAGGACCTGCCGCGACCGCCGATGCCGGAGAAGCCGTCGGGCGGGACTGCGGTGGCCCGATCCCTACTCTGCATGAAGATCGTCGCCGCACACCCCGACGTTTTGTACGGTGTTTCGGCATTGGTATTACGATTCGTAGGTGCTCCTCTCCGTTGCCGATGTCCTGGCGATCCCCGTGGTGCGCGCCGGGCACCCGGAAATCGTCGGCGGCGGGTCGCTGGACCGGCCCGTGCGGTGGGTGCACGTGAGCGAACTGTCGGATGTCGCGAAACTTCTGGTGGGCCGGGAACTGATCCTGACCACCGGGCAGGCGCTGTCGCACAGCGATGCCGCGACCGTCGAGTATCTGGAATCCCTGGCCGCCGCCGGGGTCTCGGGCCTGGTCGTCGAATTGGGCACGTACATCAGCGAATTGCCGCCGATCGTGGCCGCGACCGCCGACCGGCTGCAGCTGCCGATCGTTGCGCTCGGGGAGGTGGTGCGATTCGTCGAGGTCACCGAGGCCGTGCACCGCGTCATCGTGGCCGACCAGTACTCCGAACTGGAATTCGCCCACAGTGTGCACGAGACCTTCACCGATCTGAGCGTGCGCCGCGCGTCGCTCGCCGAAATCGTCAAGACCGCCGCGGGTCTGCTCGATGCCTCCGTGGTGCTGGAGGATCTCACCCATCGGGTGCTCGCCTCCACCGCGCGCCACACCGCCACCTCGACGCTGCTCGACCACTGGGAGAGCACCTCGCGCCTGCTGCCCGACCACGATGCGAATGTGGTGCCCGTGGGCCCGCACATGCAGCGCTGGGGCCGGCTCATCCTGCGCTCCAGCCGGGTTCCCGATGCCCGTGCCCGCATGGTGCTCGAGCGTGCCGCGCAGACCCTGACGCTGCACCGCATGGTCGAGCGCGACCGCTTCGGCCTGCACCGGCAGGCGCAGACCGGTCTCATCGACGACATGATCAACGGCCGTCTCAGCGATGAGCGTGACGCCCTCGCGCTCGCGGCCACCCTCGGCCTGGCGCGCCGGGCGCGCTACATCCCGCTCGCCATCGACGTGGCCGCCGCGATCGAATCCGATCCCGTTGCCCACCAGCGTCGTACCGCCGCGATTCTCGACGCGGCGCTGCACGGCGTGGCTCTGGCCAAGGCGACCGCCCTGGCCGCACCCGATCACGGTAATCGGGTGAATCTGGTGCTGGCGGTCTCTCGCACCGGTGATCTCGACACGGTTCTCACCGCCGTCTGCACCCTCATGCTCGGCGAGATCCGCCGGGTACCGGGCGTCGACCGTGCCGTCCTGGGCGTGGGCGCGGAATCCGAGTCACTTCTGGACACCGCCCGTGAACTCTCCCAGGCCGCGCACGTCGCCGAAGTCGCACTCTCCCTGGCCTCTTCCGCGCCCCGCCCGTTCTATCGCAGCGGTGACGTCCGGCTGCGCGGCCTGCTCTCCCTGATCCGCGACGAACCCGGCGTGCAGCGTTTCGCCGAAACCGAACTCAGCGCCCTGCTCCGCTACGACATCCGCCAATCCGCCGACCTCACCCGCACCCTGCGCCAATTCCTCGATCTGGCAGGCAATAAGACCGAATTGGCCAAGCGCCTGAACATCAGCCGCCCCACCCTCTACGACCGCCTCTCCCGTATCGAACGCATCCTGGACGTCGACCTCGACGACGGTGAGACCCGCACCTCCCTGCACACCGCCCTGCTCATCCGCGACCTCACCGTCCCCGGCGAGCCGTAGCGGCTTGACCCTGACGCAGCGTGAGGCTCGACGATCGGGGCATGAGCGAATACACCAGCCCCGTTCCCCTGCCCGCGCTCGATGCGGTCGCCCCCGAGCTGTACCGCGGCTACTACGGCATGCCGATGTTCCTCATCGTCCCGACCGCCGATCTCGCGGCATCGCTGGATTTCTGGACGCGCGGCCTCGGATTCATCGATATTTTCACCGTGCCCGATCGGCTGATCCACCTGCGGCGCTGGGCATTTCAGGATGTGCTGCTCGTACCGGGGGAGCCCGCCGCCGAGGCGTCCGCGCTGCGGACGAGTTTCGCCTGTGTGCTCGGCCAGATCGAGGAGATCGCCGAGCGCTGCGCGCGGTTGCGGCCCGGGTCCGCGGGCGAGCCGCAGGAGATGCCGTGGAACTCCCGCGAATTGACCGTCATCACACCCGAGAACGTGCGCGTCGTCATGACCGCCGCCCGCCCGCTGGACCCGCGCAGCCCGCAGGCCGACCACCTGCGCGCCATCGGCTTCGAGGTGCCGGAGATCGCCGAGGCGCCGGAGATACTGAACCGATGACGGGAGATTCCGACGCACCTGTGGCAGGAGACGCGGCGCCACAGTCGGCAGGAGACGCGGCGGCACTGTCGGCAAGAGACTCGGCGGCACTGTCGGCAGGAGACGCGGCGGCACAGTCGGCAGGGGATTCCGGCGTGCACGTGGACATCGGCGACCAGGCTCCCGCCGGGACTCTCACCGTAGGTCGAGCGGCCGCTCTGGTCGGAATCAGCGTCCGGACCCTGCATCACTGGGATGTCATCGGCCTGGTCCAGCCGAGCGACCGCACCTGGTCCGGCTACCGCCTGTACGCCGCCGACGACATCGCCCGCATCCACCGGGTACTCATCTACCGCGAACTCGGATTCCCCCTCGCCGATATCGCCCGCCTCCTCGACGATCCCGCCATCGACGCCCGCACCCACCTGCGCCGCCAGCGCTCCCAGCTGCTCGACCGCATCGCCCGCCTGCAGCAGATGGTCGGCGCGGTCGATCACATGCTCGAAGCCTCCGGCACCGGAATGCAATTGACTCCCGAACAGCAGGCCGAGATCTTCGGCGACGACTGGCAGCCCGGCTGGATCGGCGAGGCGCAGCAGCGCTGGGGCGAGAGTGCGCAGTGGGCGCAGTACACGGAGCGAGCCGCAGGAATGAGCCCGGAGGACTGGCGGGCGGTCACCGCCGAAACCGATGCGCTGCAAGAGGATTTCGCCGCCGCACTACGCAACGGCGTCCTCCCCGGCTCGGAAGCGGCGAACGCACTGGCCGAGCGCCACCGC encodes the following:
- a CDS encoding gamma-aminobutyraldehyde dehydrogenase; translation: MQFIDGVRCAGSGAPLEITAPSTGEVIASGASASVADVESAVAAARAAFPLWAGMTPGERSDVMHRWVRLLRDHAGELAAVESRNAGKPIRLAQEFDVPGTIDNVAFFAGAARHLEGKASAEYSADHTSTIRREPLGVIGSISPWNYPLQMAGWKILPAVAAGNTIVLKPSELTPLTSLLFAELATEAGVPPGVINVLTGIGPVAGQALVEHPQVAMVSFTGSTVVGRQVAAAAAGSVKRIHLELGGKAPFVVFDDADLEAAARGAVAGSLINAGQDCTAATRAYVQRPLFDEFVSRVADLMDRVTLGPVDDPETDMGPLISLPHRDKVIGMVDRAREYGAKVVRGGRIPEHTAAGGAYFEPTLITGAAQDSEIVQNEVFGPVLVVLPFDTDDEAIALANDTAYGLAASAWSTNVFRTQRASREIQAGCVWINDHIPILSEMPHGGYKASGFGKDMSAYSFDEYTNIKHVMSDITAAAHKPWHDVVFRA
- a CDS encoding aspartate aminotransferase family protein; the protein is MTLPNGSTPEAARAEAARAYELDRKHVFHSWSAQAQLKPMVITAAQGSYVWDGEGARLLDFSSQMVNTNIGHQHPKVVAAIQEQAAKLCTVAPPHANAARSEAARLIAERTPGELNRIFFTNGGADAVEHAVRMARLHTGRYKVLSRYRSYHGGTETAVNLTGDPRRWPNDHGNAGVVHFFGPFLYRTRFHASTEAEESQRALEHLEQTILMEGPSTIAAIVLESVPGTAGIMVPPPGYMAGVRELCDRHGIVLIADEVMAGFGRTGKWFAIEHFAEVVPDLITFAKGVNSGYVPLGGVAIAPHIAATFDDRAYPGGLTYSGHPLATAAAVATINAMQDEGIVENAASIGENVLGPALRELAERHPSIGEVRGLGVFWALELVRDRDTREPLAPYGGSSPAMAETVAAAKAAGLLLFVNFNRLHVVPPCTITEGEAKEGLAILDQALSVADSHLVS
- a CDS encoding CoA-acylating methylmalonate-semialdehyde dehydrogenase — protein: MQTIAHWVDGKSFTGTSTATAPVTNPATGVVTGQVSLANAADVRTVVDAAAAAFPAWRDASLSKRTQVLFRFRELLNARKEEIAAIITAEHGKVLSDALGEVTRGLEVVEFACGIPHLLKGGYTENASSKVDIFSIRQPLGPVAIISPFNFPAMVPMWFFPLAIAAGNTVVLKPSEKDPSAALWTAALWEEAGLPAGVFNVVQGDKVAVDELLENPAIKAVSFVGSTPIAKYVYERGTAHGKRVQALGGAKNHMVVLPDADLDLAADAAVNAGFGSAGERCMAISALVAVGPIADDLVARIAQRTETIRTGDGTKGSDMGPLVTEALRDKVASYIAAGESAGATVVLDGRTVQADGAADGFWLGPTILDNVTPEMSVYTDEIFGPVLSVVRVDTYDEALALINTNQYGNGTAIFTNDGGAARRFHNEVEVGMVGINVPIPVPMAYYSFGGWKNSLFGDSHAHGIDGVHFFTRTKAVTSRWLDPSHGGLNLGFPQNN
- a CDS encoding PucR family transcriptional regulator yields the protein MLLSVADVLAIPVVRAGHPEIVGGGSLDRPVRWVHVSELSDVAKLLVGRELILTTGQALSHSDAATVEYLESLAAAGVSGLVVELGTYISELPPIVAATADRLQLPIVALGEVVRFVEVTEAVHRVIVADQYSELEFAHSVHETFTDLSVRRASLAEIVKTAAGLLDASVVLEDLTHRVLASTARHTATSTLLDHWESTSRLLPDHDANVVPVGPHMQRWGRLILRSSRVPDARARMVLERAAQTLTLHRMVERDRFGLHRQAQTGLIDDMINGRLSDERDALALAATLGLARRARYIPLAIDVAAAIESDPVAHQRRTAAILDAALHGVALAKATALAAPDHGNRVNLVLAVSRTGDLDTVLTAVCTLMLGEIRRVPGVDRAVLGVGAESESLLDTARELSQAAHVAEVALSLASSAPRPFYRSGDVRLRGLLSLIRDEPGVQRFAETELSALLRYDIRQSADLTRTLRQFLDLAGNKTELAKRLNISRPTLYDRLSRIERILDVDLDDGETRTSLHTALLIRDLTVPGEP